GGCAGAGCAGCAAAGTCTCAGGATGTTAAAGGTTGTCCTGTTTTCTCTTGAACAGCTTCCTGTGCAGCAGAATAACATCCGTTATGGTTATATGTGCTCAGATGATGAGATTATCCTCCTTTCTCCCTTTAATGGTAATCAAGATAGCTGaatgtgttattttagttttacatgtTAAGAATTTGTGCTTGGAAATTTTTCCTGTAGCATTTGTAAGCAGATTGTTCTTCCTAGTTTTTATCTTTGGTGATATTTGACAGAAGAACCAAAAAAGGTTCTGATCTGAACAATCtaatacatttaaatcaattcagttgaaaaaaaagcaacatgtgGTCACATGACTCCCGTGCTGGATGCAGGGTTAGAGTCCTCTCCATTTAACTCGTGTTGGTTAGAAACTGGTGAAGCACCTCAGGGAGCCAGAGCTTTGTGAGCGTCAGCAGCTGTTACCGTTGTAGCGGGTCAGACCCCAGCCAGAGGTCACACACATCATGCCTCCAGGGAAGTTATCGGAGGACTCAGCCAGGCACACGGGGGAAACCCGCATGTTGAGCTGGGCGGGGCTGGACAGCTTGATCAGGGTGATGTCGTTATTGATGGTGTAGCTGTTGTACTGGGGGTGTCTGAACACCTGGTGGGAAGTGACAGGTTAGGAGTggcaggttaaaggtcagaggaTGTGATGTGAAGGGTCTCACTTACCTTGCTCGGAGAAATCACCTGGATGCTCTCTGCGTTGGAGGAGCGGTCGTGCTCTCCGAGGACCACGCGGTGGCCGGTCCTGCAACACACCAACAGTTTGATCCCTTCTTCTTTGGTAAAGCAGACCTCAGGTGTGTGACGCTTACCTGACATTGCAGTGAGCAGCCGTCACCACCCAGTTCTCGTTGATGAGAGAGCCTCCGCAGAAGTGGAAGCCAGTGTAATCCTGAAACAGAGGTCAGCCCCATTTTAACAGCTGTGCAAGTTGTAAGAACTCTGCAGCCTGACGTGAGGCTGCACAGGTCGGAGGTTAGCCCAGACACGCAGCGGATAAACTATGAGGAGGCGACGGCTGCACGTCAAGGTCGACGCTTGGCAGCAAAGAGCAGCCTGGTTGGTATTTTCCAGTCCTGTAAAAATCAGATGAATGCATTTCTCCTGACAGCAGCATGTTTGCATGTGTGGCGTCTCTTCCAGCCTAATGTCAGACCTGGACCTGCTGATGTCATGAGGTCGGTGATCAGTACGCGACAGGCTGGTGCAGAGCACACCAAGATGCATGGAAGAATCGCAAAGCAGGGTTAAACATTAGGAGCATGTAGTCTAAGAAAGATAAACTTTTATTCCTTGAGGTTggaaaatgcaacatttttgtcGCCTCCATCCCTTTAATATTGGCTTCACATCCTCCAAAGTTCAGACATGATCACATCTCCATAGAGTTTAACTGGTGATCTGCAGGAGGGTGAGCTACCAGCAACGGTTATCggttagaaaatatttctatatcGGAGATGGTTCCTAAGAAGGAGGAGAGCATCCCTGAAGTTAACAGAATAAAGCATCTTTGTTTGTGGGAGTTTACCTGAAGTGACACCTGCCAGGGCCAGGAGTGAGGCACAGCCTCCTCACCGTTCACAATACGGGCGTAACCGGTGATGACGGGAGTGATGGCAGGTGAGCCGCAacctgatgacatcatcattaCATCATTACCAACAACAATGAGAAACAAACTCCTGACATCTCAGGAGAACGACGTGTTTCCTCTCCCTTCGACCGAAGCCGGACGTCTTTCTAACTTCATGCAGCGTAGGCGGTCTGCAGAGCGCCTACGCTGCAGACCGCCTGAGCGACTCTGCTGATGAAGGCCGGTCTCACCGTAGGCGGCGCCGACGAAGGCAAGGCAGGAGAGGATCCACAGGAAGGCCATGGCTCGATCATGTCCACTCCCTTTGGACCCGCTGCTTTTATACAGCAGTGGAGCGACATGATTGGACGGGACAGCAGGGACATCTTATCAGAAGACAG
This genomic interval from Gambusia affinis linkage group LG02, SWU_Gaff_1.0, whole genome shotgun sequence contains the following:
- the LOC122823237 gene encoding chymotrypsin A-like, with translation MAFLWILSCLAFVGAAYGCGSPAITPVITGYARIVNGEEAVPHSWPWQVSLQDYTGFHFCGGSLINENWVVTAAHCNVRTGHRVVLGEHDRSSNAESIQVISPSKVFRHPQYNSYTINNDITLIKLSSPAQLNMRVSPVCLAESSDNFPGGMMCVTSGWGLTRYNAANTPALLQQAALPLLTNANCSSYWGSKITNLMICAGAAGASSCMGDSGGPLVCEKNGAWTLVGIVSWGSSTCNTSTPGVYARVTELRAWVDQTVAAN